A section of the Candidatus Binatia bacterium genome encodes:
- a CDS encoding ABC transporter permease, whose translation MAAAGRSETVASASGLTVELKENVLHVRVAQRMDFSSAPTLLRDLRSLLNGFAGTVALDLSAVPYFDSSGGAVVLKIRHELQQRGGELQIVGTNPAIEGLLGLVDADALFREPPHEPPKNFVLKVGEGALQVARDAYELVSFTGELVLGLWDAVRHPRKIRWRETWLYMERTGVDGVPIVVLISFLMGLITAFQAAVQLTQFGADIFVANLVGLSITRELGPLMTAIIAAGRSGAAFAAEIGTMKVSEEVDALTTMGLDRTRFLVTPKVLALVLMLPCLTVLADFVGILGGLVVAVGGMDLPAQVYFRQLRSAVTAWDVLSGLVKTIAFAVLIAGVGCLRGFQASTGAESVGRITTSAIVAAIFLIILADAVFTVIFHYW comes from the coding sequence ATGGCAGCGGCGGGTCGGTCTGAAACTGTAGCGTCGGCGTCCGGATTGACGGTCGAGCTCAAAGAGAACGTCTTGCACGTGCGAGTCGCTCAGCGGATGGATTTTTCTTCGGCGCCGACGTTGCTCAGAGATTTACGGTCCCTCCTGAACGGGTTCGCGGGCACGGTGGCGTTAGATCTCTCGGCTGTTCCTTACTTCGACAGTTCTGGCGGTGCGGTCGTACTGAAAATCCGCCATGAACTCCAGCAACGCGGAGGCGAACTGCAAATCGTCGGCACCAACCCGGCCATCGAGGGGCTGCTTGGTCTCGTCGATGCAGACGCGCTGTTTCGGGAGCCGCCGCACGAGCCGCCGAAGAACTTCGTACTCAAGGTCGGCGAAGGGGCCCTACAGGTCGCTCGCGACGCGTACGAACTGGTCAGCTTCACCGGAGAGCTCGTTCTTGGGCTTTGGGATGCGGTGAGGCATCCGCGTAAAATCCGCTGGCGCGAGACCTGGCTGTACATGGAGCGTACCGGAGTGGATGGTGTGCCGATCGTGGTTTTGATCAGCTTCCTCATGGGGCTCATCACCGCATTCCAAGCCGCAGTTCAGTTGACCCAGTTCGGCGCGGATATCTTCGTGGCCAATCTCGTCGGGCTTTCCATTACGCGGGAACTTGGTCCTCTAATGACCGCAATCATAGCGGCCGGGCGGTCGGGCGCTGCCTTTGCGGCAGAGATTGGAACCATGAAGGTTTCGGAAGAGGTGGACGCACTAACTACCATGGGGCTGGACCGCACACGTTTTCTGGTCACTCCCAAGGTCCTGGCCTTGGTCTTGATGTTGCCGTGTTTGACCGTCCTCGCGGATTTTGTTGGGATTCTCGGCGGGCTTGTCGTAGCTGTCGGGGGCATGGACTTACCCGCGCAAGTTTATTTCCGGCAGTTGCGTTCTGCCGTAACAGCGTGGGATGTTCTTTCTGGGCTGGTCAAAACCATTGCCTTTGCTGTCCTGATCGCCGGGGTCGGATGTTTGCGAGGGTTTCAGGCAAGTACTGGTGCCGAAAGTGTCGGGCGCATCACGACTTCGGCCATCGTGGCTGCCATCTTTCTCATTATATTGGCCGATGCTGTGTTCACGGTGATTTTCCACTACTGGTGA
- a CDS encoding ABC transporter ATP-binding protein → MAQDAVIVVERLTASYGDRTILQNVSFQVRRGERFVIVGGSGCGKTTLLRHLIGLQRPTAGHVWIDGDDVGQADEEQLRRIQRKFGVLFQSGALFGSLTLGENISLPLEEFTRLPPDLIRVLVRLKLSMVRLDGFEDFRIAELSGGMKKRAGLARAMALDPAILFFDEPSAGLDPVTSAELDELILQINRSLGTTIVAVTHELSSIFTIAERCILLDRSAKGIIAEGDPRELRDHHADPRVRAFFHRRPELATRRAALGY, encoded by the coding sequence ATGGCGCAGGATGCAGTCATCGTGGTCGAGCGGCTCACGGCCTCGTATGGCGACCGTACCATTTTGCAGAACGTTTCCTTCCAAGTGCGGCGCGGGGAGCGCTTTGTGATCGTGGGGGGGTCGGGCTGCGGCAAGACGACTTTGCTGCGCCATCTCATCGGCCTACAACGGCCAACTGCGGGGCACGTCTGGATCGACGGCGACGACGTGGGCCAGGCAGACGAAGAACAGTTGCGTCGCATCCAGCGCAAGTTCGGGGTCCTGTTCCAGTCTGGAGCGCTATTCGGCTCCTTGACCCTGGGCGAAAATATCAGCCTACCCTTGGAGGAATTTACGCGGCTGCCGCCCGATCTCATACGTGTACTCGTGCGGCTCAAGCTGAGCATGGTGCGGTTGGATGGGTTCGAGGATTTCCGCATTGCAGAGCTTTCGGGCGGGATGAAAAAGCGGGCCGGTCTGGCCCGCGCCATGGCCCTGGATCCCGCCATCCTGTTTTTCGACGAGCCGTCCGCCGGGCTCGACCCAGTGACCTCGGCGGAGCTCGACGAGTTGATTTTGCAGATCAATCGTAGCCTTGGTACGACCATTGTGGCCGTGACCCACGAACTGTCGAGCATCTTTACCATTGCCGAGCGGTGCATCCTCTTAGACCGCAGCGCCAAAGGCATCATTGCCGAAGGCGATCCGCGCGAGCTGCGCGACCATCATGCAGATCCGCGTGTCCGCGCCTTTTTCCATCGCCGGCCGGAACTGGCCACAAGGAGGGCAGCCCTTGGCTACTGA
- a CDS encoding glycerophosphoryl diester phosphodiesterase, giving the protein MATETHKFQVGVFVIVSSVVAVAGLIWLGASRYFEKTESFVTYFNESVQGLDVGAAVKFRGVTAGRVSRIAIAPDNELIEVRMAIDPTVAEAIRKDPTVRATLELSGITGLRYVEIDRRQGDALNQSPRLAFAPPAEVIPSARSSFKAIQAALSDVYDRLMQVDYKGISEDARHALQAASALLQDERIDSVLTNLKATTQSAQQLAKNLERMTAGVRLAPAVDNATAATAEAKQFFTDLTKGKTGQELVRAMTQLNSLVQSTQQAVLTMQYTLERLDRTATNLQGLTDQLRTQPSRLLFSGPPEEEP; this is encoded by the coding sequence TTGGCTACTGAGACACACAAGTTCCAAGTAGGCGTGTTCGTGATCGTCTCGTCGGTCGTCGCCGTTGCCGGGCTCATCTGGTTGGGCGCGAGTCGCTACTTTGAAAAAACGGAGAGTTTCGTGACGTATTTCAACGAGTCCGTGCAAGGCCTCGATGTCGGTGCTGCGGTGAAGTTTCGTGGCGTGACAGCCGGGCGCGTGTCGCGCATCGCGATTGCACCCGACAATGAACTCATCGAGGTACGCATGGCGATCGACCCGACGGTAGCAGAAGCGATCCGAAAAGATCCGACCGTGCGCGCCACTCTCGAGCTCAGCGGCATCACCGGCCTGCGCTATGTGGAAATCGATCGCCGCCAAGGCGACGCATTGAACCAGAGCCCTCGGCTCGCGTTTGCGCCCCCGGCTGAGGTCATTCCCTCGGCCCGGTCCAGCTTCAAAGCCATCCAAGCCGCTCTCAGCGATGTGTACGACCGCCTCATGCAGGTGGACTACAAAGGCATTTCGGAAGACGCTCGCCATGCGCTCCAGGCTGCCTCGGCGCTCCTTCAAGATGAGCGAATCGACAGTGTCCTCACAAACCTCAAGGCAACAACCCAGTCGGCACAGCAGCTCGCGAAGAACCTGGAGCGCATGACTGCGGGAGTCCGCCTCGCACCGGCGGTGGATAATGCGACCGCCGCCACCGCAGAGGCGAAACAATTCTTCACGGACTTAACCAAAGGCAAAACGGGCCAAGAGCTGGTCCGGGCGATGACACAGCTCAACAGCTTGGTGCAAAGCACCCAACAAGCTGTACTCACTATGCAATATACGTTGGAGCGGTTAGATCGCACCGCGACAAACCTACAGGGCCTAACGGATCAGCTTCGCACGCAGCCGTCGCGGCTATTGTTCAGCGGTCCGCCCGAGGAGGAGCCATGA